CTGTTGCCGGCACCTTCAATCTGTGTCAGCACATCCCATTTCTGAGCATCTATGCTGCGCTCAATGGTAAAATAATCGTTATTGGTTTCGGTGGCTGTTGACCAGTTTATTGTTACTTCCTTGTTTTGGCATACCGCATTAAAAGTTAAAAGATTTATTGGAAGCGGGTTATATGCGCCACCTCCCATACCCCAGTTGCTCCATCCCGAAGCTCCTTCACGCTTCACTACAGGATTGCCCCCTACCATTACCGGCTGAATATGCGTACCGCTTTGTCCCCAGGGTGCTGTCCCAACACGCTTCAAGGCTGTTATATTACAAAGATTATTAATGGTTTGTATGCCTCCGCCGGTCAGCGAAATATTATATAGTCCGCCAGTCATGCCACTGGGTGTTATGTCCCAATAACCCTCATCGCTCAATGTTGTTACGATAAATTGTGCGCATTCTCCTTCTGCTGGAATAACAAGCATTTGGTCTAATTCCATCCACGTCTCCGGCCAGCCCATAGACGTTTCGTTAAAAAAGGCAGTCAGCGAACCGCCGCTTGATGCACTTGTATATTCAACCAGCAAATGCCTGTTGTTGCTTTCAACACCCAGAGGGAAAAGACTTGAATCTTTACCGGAATTCGGTACATTAGGAAACCAGCGTTTCATCTTACCTAAAACAAATCCGTCTGTATAACTCAACGAGCCAATGGATGAGGCCGATGTGCCTAATTCTAGTGTGTTTACTCCGGTTTCAATATTGCCGGAAGTCATATTCAGAACATTGCCTACGGTAAGATCAGATGTCATTTTGATGCCTGATGCGTTGTTTAATATTAAATTATTAAAGTTACTCGTCCCGGCATATACGGTTTGTTGTGTGGTGTCGTTAAATATTACGGTGCCGTTACCAGCTGTATATGTGCCGTTGTTGGTCCAGTTGCCGGCAAAATTTATTATAGGAGAGTATCCCGCACAAGAAACTATACCTTTATTTACACCATCACCTGGACCTATAATCATTTCGCCGATATTTATTGCAGTGGTAGTATTGTTAAAGAAATTAACAGTAGCCGGGGTTCCCCAATTTGCAATTACCATTTTTGGAATAGTGAGCATTCCTCCTGTCATTTCGTAAACTGCGTTAATATCAGCGGTAAGACTACCACTGGCGTTTTCTATGATAATATCGCCTCCGGTTTGGATTAATTTGCCTTGCTTTAATGCACCTATATTAATATCATTCGAAGACCATTTAATTGTACCATTTGAAATAGTTACAATTGGCACAAATTCATCTGCACAATACATGCCTATATCAATATATCCAGAATTCGAAGATGATAGTACTTTATCATTCACATTTGTTAGATTAAAATAACCGTCTATATAACAATCTTTAGCAGTTAATGTATGGCCACCCAGACCGTTCATGGTGGGTGTATTAGGCTCATATCCAAATTGAAACGTGTTTGTTAACGTAATATCAGAATTCATTGTAAAATTGCCTGTACTCCCTACATCAATATTATAAAAGGTTCCTTTTTCTGGATCAGATGTTATGGTATTGTCTGTTCCCAAAAAGGTAACTTTTCCGGAACCGGAATTAAACGTTCCGTTGTTGGTCCAGTTGCCTTTGATATCTATGCTTCCCGTACCAGTACCACTTGTTATCGTGCCATCATTCGTAAGGCTGCCATTTACGGTTAACTTTTTTCCATCGTTGATGGTTAAAGCCCCTGTGGAAGTTACGGTAAGATTATTGCATACAGCTCCTGCGCTTGTTGCTGTTGGCTGTTGATCGATGCAGGTACCGGTAGTAATAAATACGTTATCGCTAGCGGAAGGCATATTAGAAACTGTAGAATAGGTGCCCGGGGTTCCGGAAGTGTACTTTACCCAATTGCCGGCTTCTTCCCAAGTGGTTGTTCCTGCAGCGCCCGACCACACATAATTATTATTACCGGGTGTTACATCAGCTACAATAGGATTTACCGTAACATGCAACGCTACGGAATTGTTGTAAAGGGTAGCAACATCAGATTCCGATAATTTGGTATTATAAATGCGAAAATCATCAATAGTACCTTTAAAATGATCTCCTTGTGGACGTTTACCTATTGTTGAGACGTTACTGTTCCATGTCCAATAATTAGAAGCCCCGGATGCTGGTATCTGCTCTCCATTTAGCCAAAAAGTTGAATTTAGTGAAGCATCATAGGTAACAACTATATGATTCCAGGCATCATCTACCCAAGAATTACCACAGGCAAAAGTAGGTTTACTTTGCCCACTACCACCAACTGTAACAATAAAAGAATTGTTTCCGCCACTAGGATATATACCCAATCCAATTTTTGAAACATAATGTCCAAAAATAATCTCATTCCCATTACCACTAGTAAAAGAACCTTTAACCCAACATGCAATGGAAGCGGGCACAGCAGCCAAAATATCATCATCTAAAGTATTCCCCAAATCTATATAACTACTAGTTCCATCAAAGCTATACGCCCCGCCATTTACTCCATTTGAGGTCCATACCGGGGAAGTGGCTAATGCTATAGTGCCGTTGTTATTGTTGGGGGAATAATCGGTTACAGTGGCAGTTGGCCTTGTATTATTAACAAATTGGGTAGCATGGTCTTTCTGCTCAAGCTGCAAATCCCTCACATAAAATGAAAATACATCAGCAGCTGTGCCATTATTTTGAACACCCTCTATATTTCCACATGTTTGTGCATCTGCAGTAAAAGATTTGCTTACATATTGCCAGTTATCATTACCATTTATCGGTATATCTGAACCTGCAATAGAGCCACCAGTTGTACAGTTTCGCATTCTAAAACTAATTTGTTTACCCGAAGGTATCCATGCTTTTAAACTAAAAGTATATGTTACGCCATTTGTGCAGGAACCACCTGAGCTAGAAATAAATCCATTATAGTAACCATCATTCAAGGTAGTAACTTTGTACGAGTTATATGTTTTTTCATAATTATTCGGTGTAATCGTTCCGCTCCAATAACCTGCCATGCCTCCAGAACCACATATAGCAGTTGCATAAGGCAATAAATTTGTTGTCGGTTCCTGTGGGTCGTCAAAGGTATAATTCAGTTTTAGATTGCCTGATGCTGGTGCTTCTTCTGTTGAATACACCGTGCCGCATTGATTTACAGCCATTCTGCGGTAATAGGTGTTTGCAGTAAGTGGTGATGTTTCGGTGTAAGATGATGCAGTGGCTCCTACAATATTGCTCCATGGGCCGGTGGGGCTTGTGGCTGTTTGCCACTGGTAAGTAAACGAACCTATGCCGCCGCTTGCTTCATCGCCTGTAAATTGAGCAGGAGTAGTATTATTGCATATAGTTTGATTGGCACTTATGGCTCCCGGCTCAAGCGGGTTTGCAGTTATAGTTACTGCATCCTCAACGCTGCATCCCCCGGCAGAAGCTGTCATGGTATATGTGGTAGTGCTTGCGGGCGATGCCGTGGGGTTGGCGATGTTAGTGGTGCTTAAGCCGGTAGCGGGAGACCAGGAGTAAGTAACAGTTTGATAAGTATAGTACACCGTTATTTCGAAGGTATTATTATCAACTTTATTATAACCTGCATTACATCCCGATCCCGATGAACCCCAAGTTCTAAAAGCATGAAGTCTAAAGTTAATTGTACCACCACCAGTTACACCATTTGCTATGGTAAGATTTGTTCTAGAATAACTAAACTGTCCACTACTATTGTCGGAGCCATTATAAATTGAAGTTTCTTTAGAACCACCTGGAGATGTACACTCTAAATAACTCCTTTGCTCGCTCATATATGCGTTATTTGTACTTGACGCTGTCATTTTATAACTCACATCAACTCCTGTAATAGTTGCACCAACAGGGATATCAACACTAAGATTTACTGGACAACTTGAATTAGTAGATGTTGATGGACTAGAATTAAATTCTGTTGAATTATCGCCGTGTGTGAAAGTTGCACTTGTCGAACTACTAATTGTTGGTCCAGTAGCACTCCCCTGCAACTGTGTGCTGCTGCCGCTGCAGATGGTAGCATCGGTGCCGGCGGAAACATTAGTTGGTAGTGGTTTAATAGTTTGCGTACCTGAAACATATGCAGAGTTCCCCGAGCATGTTGTTGCACCATAAGTACAATTGATACTTCCAGGGTTGTCATGGAACCAAAAACAATTTTCATAAACCGCACTAAAAGTTAAATTATTTGAACCCGAAGCAGAAGGTGCAGTCATAGTAAGTGAGTAAGTTGCTGTAGAACCCGGGGCAAGATTATTTGCGTCGCACCTCACATAAAAGTCAGCATCCGCATTCCATTTACAGCCGATATTGATTTCAGGGCTACCATTGGTCCATGTGGCCGTGCCAACATTTTTTACGGTCACTGTCACGCTGCGCGTTTCACCGGCACACCATGAATTTGATCCAAGGTTCATAGAAACAAACTGTGCTTTATAGGCTGCAGGGCAAGCATTTACTGTTATTGCTGACACACCATCACACCAATTGTCCGTACAGTCACCATTTAAATAAAAATAGTACATAGTACCATTATAATTATTAGGGCCTGCATCAATAAGTGGCATTTCATAATTATCTCCACATGATATTCCTTGATTAAAATGATAACAAAGAACAAGGCCTGATGCTACTGAACAGGTTTCTGAGAACATAGAATTTTGAATTTCTTGCTGAGACAATGCTCTGCTCCAGACCCTGAATTCATCAATTTTACCCTCAAGATATTCACTTGTCTCGTCAATACTCCTGTCTCCAATCGCTAACGTATGGTTTGCGTCGAACAATAGTGGCGTACCTGAATATGTGCCTGTATTATACGCTACGAGTGTTCCACTGGTATTATGAACATACACTGTCCAACTTGTTGGTGTCACAACATAAGCGATATGATACCATGTATCAGCTGAATAGGCATAAGTAACATCCGCAGCTGTGGTAAGCCATGAACTACCATCTCCAATATCACCATGAATTTTTCCGTTGTCGAATTTCATATCAAAGCTTTGATCGCCACTATATCTGCTTCCACAAATTGCATACACATCTTCATTTGAAGACACCTGAGCCCAACATTCTACAGTAAAGGTGCCTAATAAACTTGCACTTCCTGTATTAACTTTTACATAATCACCACCTCTAAAATCTAATGCATTATTAGGAGGTACAACACAGCTTATAGTTGCCTGCCATCCAGAAGAAACAACACCTCCATCTGAATAAAAGTAAAAGGTTAATTGTCCGGTTTGTGTTGCAGTGATAGTTCCAGGCGAAGTATTACCATCATATTCACCAATCAATGGATAAGTATTATCAGGTCCATCATAAATGTATAAATAATCATATCCACTTTCTGTGGAGAAGGACGAAAAAGCAAATTGTAACATTTGCCCTGCCGTACCAGGAGTAAATGTTTGTGTTATACTCACACTATTACCGTAATCTCCTGTTCCGCCAGGATCATAATAGGTACCATCGCATGTGGTTATGGGATTAGCACTCATGTAATATGTTTGCCCGAAAGAAAGCGAGACAAAAAAAATTACGAAAGCTGATAGTAAAATTAGCTTTTTCATATTTACGATTTATTTTTTAATAAAACCAGATAATAATTTTTACTGTTTACCATTATTCAATTTTAATAATATCAGTCTTTTAAAAGATAGTTTAATAAATAAAATATAATAATAACCTGTTGTGCTATTAACATGCGAGAGCAAATTTTAAGATGATTAATGGGTTTATTGTTTTGAAAATTAATAAATTGTAATAATGTAAGAGCAGCGATTTTAGAAAGGATCCGAATAGTGAGTCCAGCGAACGATTTAGCATAATTACGTTTAAGCATA
This genomic interval from Bacteroidales bacterium contains the following:
- a CDS encoding T9SS type A sorting domain-containing protein; translated protein: MKKLILLSAFVIFFVSLSFGQTYYMSANPITTCDGTYYDPGGTGDYGNSVSITQTFTPGTAGQMLQFAFSSFSTESGYDYLYIYDGPDNTYPLIGEYDGNTSPGTITATQTGQLTFYFYSDGGVVSSGWQATISCVVPPNNALDFRGGDYVKVNTGSASLLGTFTVECWAQVSSNEDVYAICGSRYSGDQSFDMKFDNGKIHGDIGDGSSWLTTAADVTYAYSADTWYHIAYVVTPTSWTVYVHNTSGTLVAYNTGTYSGTPLLFDANHTLAIGDRSIDETSEYLEGKIDEFRVWSRALSQQEIQNSMFSETCSVASGLVLCYHFNQGISCGDNYEMPLIDAGPNNYNGTMYYFYLNGDCTDNWCDGVSAITVNACPAAYKAQFVSMNLGSNSWCAGETRSVTVTVKNVGTATWTNGSPEINIGCKWNADADFYVRCDANNLAPGSTATYSLTMTAPSASGSNNLTFSAVYENCFWFHDNPGSINCTYGATTCSGNSAYVSGTQTIKPLPTNVSAGTDATICSGSSTQLQGSATGPTISSSTSATFTHGDNSTEFNSSPSTSTNSSCPVNLSVDIPVGATITGVDVSYKMTASSTNNAYMSEQRSYLECTSPGGSKETSIYNGSDNSSGQFSYSRTNLTIANGVTGGGTINFRLHAFRTWGSSGSGCNAGYNKVDNNTFEITVYYTYQTVTYSWSPATGLSTTNIANPTASPASTTTYTMTASAGGCSVEDAVTITANPLEPGAISANQTICNNTTPAQFTGDEASGGIGSFTYQWQTATSPTGPWSNIVGATASSYTETSPLTANTYYRRMAVNQCGTVYSTEEAPASGNLKLNYTFDDPQEPTTNLLPYATAICGSGGMAGYWSGTITPNNYEKTYNSYKVTTLNDGYYNGFISSSGGSCTNGVTYTFSLKAWIPSGKQISFRMRNCTTGGSIAGSDIPINGNDNWQYVSKSFTADAQTCGNIEGVQNNGTAADVFSFYVRDLQLEQKDHATQFVNNTRPTATVTDYSPNNNNGTIALATSPVWTSNGVNGGAYSFDGTSSYIDLGNTLDDDILAAVPASIACWVKGSFTSGNGNEIIFGHYVSKIGLGIYPSGGNNSFIVTVGGSGQSKPTFACGNSWVDDAWNHIVVTYDASLNSTFWLNGEQIPASGASNYWTWNSNVSTIGKRPQGDHFKGTIDDFRIYNTKLSESDVATLYNNSVALHVTVNPIVADVTPGNNNYVWSGAAGTTTWEEAGNWVKYTSGTPGTYSTVSNMPSASDNVFITTGTCIDQQPTATSAGAVCNNLTVTSTGALTINDGKKLTVNGSLTNDGTITSGTGTGSIDIKGNWTNNGTFNSGSGKVTFLGTDNTITSDPEKGTFYNIDVGSTGNFTMNSDITLTNTFQFGYEPNTPTMNGLGGHTLTAKDCYIDGYFNLTNVNDKVLSSSNSGYIDIGMYCADEFVPIVTISNGTIKWSSNDINIGALKQGKLIQTGGDIIIENASGSLTADINAVYEMTGGMLTIPKMVIANWGTPATVNFFNNTTTAINIGEMIIGPGDGVNKGIVSCAGYSPIINFAGNWTNNGTYTAGNGTVIFNDTTQQTVYAGTSNFNNLILNNASGIKMTSDLTVGNVLNMTSGNIETGVNTLELGTSASSIGSLSYTDGFVLGKMKRWFPNVPNSGKDSSLFPLGVESNNRHLLVEYTSASSGGSLTAFFNETSMGWPETWMELDQMLVIPAEGECAQFIVTTLSDEGYWDITPSGMTGGLYNISLTGGGIQTINNLCNITALKRVGTAPWGQSGTHIQPVMVGGNPVVKREGASGWSNWGMGGGAYNPLPINLLTFNAVCQNKEVTINWSTATETNNDYFTIERSIDAQKWDVLTQIEGAGNSNEVKYYTVRDDNPYNGISYYRLKQTDYNGQYEYFNPVSVHCNSDETLPNITYYPNPFTSELFVDIQNIVNTNASLIIYDLLGNKVYENDIRIEDELNYKITLDLKNLNTGVYMVNFISDEYSNTVRIVKN